The genomic stretch CCAAGCTGCTGCCGCTGACCTACGTGGTCGCCGGAATGATGCTGCTGATGGGGGTGTTGTTGATCTACGCCGACATCGTGAACCCGATCCGGCTCTTCGATTAGCCGCCCCCGTGCCGGGCGGTACCATGGAGGAGGCGGGTGACCCTCGCCGGTGACCATGAAGAATCGGCGGCGACGTCCACTGCGGACGCCGGGCGCCGAGCCCCCAAGAACCCCGACGTCTCCGTGACGTCCACGCCCAAAATGCATCAGGAGAGTCTGTGCCCGCGATCAATCTCGGAATGCCCTCCGCGCCGCCGCCAGTGCTGGCGCCGCGCCGGAAGACGCGGAACTTCCAGGTCGGGTCGGTAGGTGTGGGCAGCGATCACCGGGTCTCGGTGCAGTCCATGACCACCACCAAGACCCACGACATCAACGGCACCTTGCAGCAGATCGCGGAGCTCACCGCCTCCGGCTGCGACATCGTCCGGGTGGCCTGCCCGACGGACAAGGACGCCGAGGCGCTGAAGATCATCGCGATGAAGTCGCAGATCCCGGTGATCGCCGATATCCACTTCCAGCCCAAATACGTCTTCGCCGCCATCGACGCCGGCTGCGGCGCGGTGCGCGTGAACCCTGGCAACATCCGGCAGTTCGATGACAAGGTCGGAGAGATCGCCAAGGCCGCCAGCGACGCCGGGGTCTCCCTGCGCATCGGGGTCAACGCCGGATCCCTGGACAAGCGGGTCATGGACAAGTACGGCAAGGCCACTCCGGAGGCGCTGGTGGAATCCGCGGTCTGGGAGGCCTCGCTGTTCGAGGAGCACGGCTTCCACGACTTCAAGATCTCGGTCAAGCACAACGACCCGGTGGTCATGGTCCAGGCCTACCAGATGCTCGCCGAGCGCGGGGACTGGCCGCTGCACCTCGGAGTCACCGAGGCAGGCCCGGCCTTCCAGGGCACCATCAAGTCCTCCGTGGCGTTCGGCGCGCTGCTCTCCCAGGGCATCGGAGACACCATCCGGGTCTCGCTCTCGGCCCCGCCGGCCGAAGAGGTCAAGGTGGGCAACCAGCTGCTGGAGTCGCTGAATCTGCGCCCGCGCAAGCTGGAGATCGTCTCCTGCCCCTCCTGTGGACGCGCGCAGGTCGACGTCTACACTCTCGCCGACGATGTCACCGCTGGGCTCGAAGGCATGACCGTGCCGCTGCGCGTGGCCGTCATGGGCTGCGTGGTCAACGGACCTGGTGAGGCCCGCGACGCGGACCTCGGCGTGGCCTCGGGCAACGGCAAGGGCCAGATCTTCGTCAAGGGCGAGGTCATCAAGACTGTTCCCGAGGACCAGATCGTAGAGACGCTGATCGCAGAAGCCAACCGGCTGGCCGAAGAGATGGAACGCGAATCCGATGGAGATGCTCAGGCAGCAAGTGCCCCTGTGGTCTCCGTCAGCTGACGCCACAGCCGCCCGGGTGCATCGCGCCACCCGCGGCGGCGTCCGCGTGCTCGGACACGGGGACACTCCGGCTCTGGAGCGGCTGCTGGCCACCGACCCGGTGGCCAACGTCTCGGTCAGCGCCACCATTCGTGCCCGACGATCGGCGGGACCCGGCAAGGGCCGCAACGGCGCCGTGGTGCTGGGCATCGACGGTGAGAACGGGCTGCTCGCCGCCTGCTGGACCGGCAGCAACATCATCCCGGTCGGGGCCACCCCGGCTCAGGGTGAGCTCTTCGGGGTGGCGGTCGGTGCGATGCGCCGCCGGGTGGCTTCGATCTACGGCGACGCCGAGGCGGTGCTGGAGATCTTCGACGCCACCGGGTGGACCGGTGCGCGCGATGTCCGGGCCGAGCAGCCGCTGATGGCGATCACCCAGGCCTCCGGCGTGCAGCCTTTGGCCGGTGCGCGGCTCTCCCGGTCCGGAGACTTCCCCCGGGTGGAGCAGGCCAGTGCCGCGATGTTCACCGAGGAGCTGGGCTTCTCGCCCTACGCCCAGGGCGCCGGCCAGTACCGGGAGCGGGTGCGCGGCCTCATCAATGCCGGACATTCGATCATCGCGGTGGACCCGGAGAGCTCGGAGATCATGTTCAAGGCCGAGTTCGGCGCGGTCAGCCCCGAAGTGGTCCAGGTCCAGGGTGTGTGGGTGCGGCCGAGCCACCGCGGACGCGGCCTGGCCGGGCCGGGGATGGCCGCCGTCGTCGAGCGCGGACTCCAGCTCGCGCCCACCGTGAGCCTCTATGTGAACAGCTATAACACCGCGGCGATTCGGACCTACGAGCGTGTTGGATTCACCCAGGTGGGGACCTTCGCGACCATACTGTTCTAGATGACTTTCTTCCCCTTCCCCCGGACGGCGCCGCGTCGCCGCGGTTACGCCAGGCCCGCAGCCACCTCAGGCGCCGCGCTCGGCCTCCTCGGGGTGCTCCTGCTCACCAGCTGTGGTGCCTCCACCGCGGAGCAGGCCGGAACCCCGGCCGCCGAGCCGGGCACCGGGGGTGCCGGCGTGCAGCAGCAGGTCCCGGAACCCGCGGGAAACCAGCTCTCCCACGATGAGATGCGCGAGCAGCTGCAGTCCCGGTACCCCGACGCTGCGCTGAGCGACACCGAGGATTATTGGGCCGGGCTGCGCGATATCGAGACCGAGCTGCAGCGCCTGGTGGTCGACCCGCCCGAGTGTAAGCAGTTCGTGATGCGCTCGGCGGTGCCGGTCCCGTCCGGCGCGCTGGTGGCCTATGCCGATGGCACCGTCGAGGCCGGTGATGCGGCTGAGGATCCTGGTGAGGGTTCTGGTGGCGGTTCTGAGGAGGGTTCTGAGGGGGATTCCAGCGGGGGTTCCGGCACGGAGACCGAGGGTGAACCGGAGGCCGGAGTGCTGGAAGCGGCGCCCGAATTCCAGCTCGCCAGCAACCAGGAGCAGCAAGCGCAGGGTGAGGACTCCGAGGGGGAGGGCTCCGAGGGTGCGGACTCTGAGGGTGCGGACTCTGAGGGTGCGGACTCTGAGGGGGAGAGCTCCGGTGATGGCGCCGAGGGTGACAGCGACTCCGGCAGCGAAGGTTCCGAAGAGAATGACTCCGGCGGGGAGAGCTCCGGCGACAGCGACTCCGGCG from Nesterenkonia sandarakina encodes the following:
- the ispG gene encoding flavodoxin-dependent (E)-4-hydroxy-3-methylbut-2-enyl-diphosphate synthase, producing MPSAPPPVLAPRRKTRNFQVGSVGVGSDHRVSVQSMTTTKTHDINGTLQQIAELTASGCDIVRVACPTDKDAEALKIIAMKSQIPVIADIHFQPKYVFAAIDAGCGAVRVNPGNIRQFDDKVGEIAKAASDAGVSLRIGVNAGSLDKRVMDKYGKATPEALVESAVWEASLFEEHGFHDFKISVKHNDPVVMVQAYQMLAERGDWPLHLGVTEAGPAFQGTIKSSVAFGALLSQGIGDTIRVSLSAPPAEEVKVGNQLLESLNLRPRKLEIVSCPSCGRAQVDVYTLADDVTAGLEGMTVPLRVAVMGCVVNGPGEARDADLGVASGNGKGQIFVKGEVIKTVPEDQIVETLIAEANRLAEEMERESDGDAQAASAPVVSVS
- a CDS encoding GNAT family N-acetyltransferase; protein product: MHRATRGGVRVLGHGDTPALERLLATDPVANVSVSATIRARRSAGPGKGRNGAVVLGIDGENGLLAACWTGSNIIPVGATPAQGELFGVAVGAMRRRVASIYGDAEAVLEIFDATGWTGARDVRAEQPLMAITQASGVQPLAGARLSRSGDFPRVEQASAAMFTEELGFSPYAQGAGQYRERVRGLINAGHSIIAVDPESSEIMFKAEFGAVSPEVVQVQGVWVRPSHRGRGLAGPGMAAVVERGLQLAPTVSLYVNSYNTAAIRTYERVGFTQVGTFATILF